A DNA window from Acidimicrobiia bacterium contains the following coding sequences:
- a CDS encoding class I fructose-bisphosphate aldolase, whose protein sequence is MSLNELNATARALVAPGKGILAADESGGTIKKRFDSIGVESTETNRRDYREMLFTTQGAGDYISGVILYDETIRQSAGDGTPLVKLLQDQGIIPGIKVDAGAKPLAFSEGETVTEGLDGLRERLAEYRELGARFAKWRATYSVSNGDGHPSDYCVDVNAHALARYAALCQEASIVPIVEPEVYMEGDHTIHESFLATERAQAAMFHALLHQNVEFEGILLKPNMVLPGYDCTKQVSDEEIAEATIRCFHVTVPAAVPGVVFLSGGQSDEQATARLNAMNKLGPHPWQLSFSYGRALQAPALKAWKGAAANVDAGRAALLHRARMNSLARSGSYSPDMEKSAA, encoded by the coding sequence ATGAGCCTCAACGAGCTGAACGCAACGGCGCGTGCGCTCGTCGCACCCGGTAAGGGCATCCTCGCTGCCGACGAGAGCGGCGGCACCATCAAGAAGCGCTTCGACTCGATCGGCGTGGAGTCCACCGAGACGAACCGACGCGACTACCGCGAGATGCTGTTCACCACGCAAGGCGCAGGCGACTACATCAGCGGTGTGATCCTCTACGACGAGACGATCCGGCAGTCCGCCGGCGACGGCACCCCGCTCGTGAAGCTGCTGCAGGACCAGGGCATCATCCCCGGCATCAAGGTCGACGCCGGCGCGAAGCCGCTCGCGTTCTCCGAGGGCGAGACCGTCACCGAGGGCCTCGACGGGTTGCGCGAGCGCCTCGCCGAGTACCGGGAGCTCGGTGCCCGCTTCGCCAAGTGGCGCGCGACGTATTCGGTGAGCAACGGTGACGGCCACCCGAGCGACTACTGCGTGGACGTGAACGCGCACGCGCTCGCGCGCTACGCCGCGCTCTGTCAGGAGGCGAGCATCGTGCCGATCGTGGAGCCCGAGGTCTACATGGAGGGCGATCACACGATCCACGAGTCGTTCCTCGCAACCGAGCGCGCCCAGGCCGCGATGTTCCACGCGTTGTTGCACCAGAACGTGGAGTTCGAGGGGATCCTCCTCAAGCCGAACATGGTGCTTCCGGGGTACGACTGCACGAAGCAGGTGTCCGACGAGGAGATCGCCGAAGCCACGATCCGCTGCTTCCACGTCACCGTGCCGGCTGCGGTTCCCGGCGTCGTTTTCCTCTCGGGTGGGCAGTCCGACGAGCAGGCCACCGCACGCCTGAACGCGATGAACAAGCTCGGTCCGCACCCGTGGCAGCTCAGCTTCTCCTATGGGCGCGCGCTGCAGGCCCCGGCGTTGAAGGCATGGAAGGGCGCCGCCGCGAACGTCGACGCCGGTCGCGCCGCGCTCCTTCACCGCGCCCGGATGAACAGCCTGGCGCGGTCGGGCAGCTACTCGCCCGACATGGAGAAATCGGCCGCGTAG
- the dtd gene encoding D-aminoacyl-tRNA deacylase, with translation MRALVQRVTEARVRIDGAVVGEIGIGLCVLVGVTHGDDEAVARKLADKVWNLRVFPDDAGTMNVPVADAGGQVLVVSQFTLYGNTERGRRPSWIEAARPEQAEPLVRAFADALRDLGATVATGEFGADMQVELVNDGPVTLLLEVNR, from the coding sequence ATGCGCGCGCTCGTGCAGCGCGTCACCGAAGCGCGCGTCCGGATCGATGGGGCCGTCGTCGGCGAGATCGGCATCGGGCTGTGCGTGCTCGTCGGTGTCACGCACGGCGACGACGAGGCAGTCGCGCGCAAGCTCGCCGACAAGGTGTGGAACCTCCGCGTGTTTCCCGACGACGCGGGCACCATGAACGTCCCGGTCGCGGATGCGGGCGGCCAGGTGCTCGTCGTGAGTCAGTTCACGCTCTACGGGAACACCGAACGGGGCCGCCGACCGTCGTGGATCGAGGCCGCCCGACCGGAGCAGGCCGAACCGCTCGTGCGCGCGTTCGCCGACGCGCTGCGTGATCTGGGCGCGACCGTAGCGACCGGTGAGTTCGGTGCCGACATGCAAGTGGAGCTGGTCAACGACGGCCCGGTGACCCTGCTGCTCGAAGTCAACCGCTGA